One stretch of Pseudomonas sp. NC02 DNA includes these proteins:
- a CDS encoding lysozyme inhibitor LprI family protein, which translates to MKSIFLALALIATGAHAAEDTDNTPCDGIENDKQTLECATYNKTTAEQLLKDNYQGLLERMGSTYGSNKTQLADITARLKDAQQKWEKLRDADCAVDTFPAVAGSKAYAIQQNDCLARMSDERSEFLESIGQE; encoded by the coding sequence ATGAAATCGATTTTCCTGGCTTTGGCACTCATCGCAACCGGCGCACACGCCGCTGAAGACACCGATAACACGCCTTGCGATGGCATCGAGAACGACAAGCAAACCCTGGAATGCGCCACCTACAACAAAACCACCGCCGAACAACTGCTCAAGGATAACTACCAGGGGCTGCTGGAACGCATGGGTTCGACCTATGGCAGCAACAAGACGCAGCTGGCGGACATTACCGCTCGTCTGAAGGATGCCCAGCAGAAGTGGGAAAAGTTACGGGATGCGGATTGCGCTGTAGATACCTTCCCGGCAGTGGCGGGAAGCAAGGCATATGCGATCCAGCAGAATGATTGTCTGGCGCGGATGAGTGATGAACGGTCGGAGTTTTTGGAGTCGATTGGGCAGGAATAA
- a CDS encoding DUF3010 family protein, whose translation MTICGIEIKGSEAIIAVASLDGQALGHVALATKKIALEDDDEAANVKAFAAQVSAFVRENGISRIAIKKRSKKGEFAGGPTTFKIEGVFQLLDGVEVTLLSPQTINAQNKKHDFALPATLNKYQHEAYKAACSALLKK comes from the coding sequence ATGACTATCTGCGGCATCGAAATCAAAGGCAGCGAAGCCATTATTGCTGTCGCCTCGCTCGACGGTCAGGCATTGGGCCACGTCGCTCTGGCCACCAAGAAAATCGCCCTTGAAGACGATGATGAGGCGGCCAACGTCAAGGCCTTCGCCGCTCAGGTCAGCGCGTTTGTGCGGGAAAACGGCATCAGCCGCATCGCCATCAAGAAGCGCAGCAAGAAAGGCGAATTCGCCGGCGGCCCGACTACGTTCAAGATTGAAGGTGTGTTTCAGTTGCTGGACGGCGTTGAAGTGACGCTGCTGTCGCCGCAGACCATCAATGCGCAGAACAAGAAACATGACTTTGCCCTGCCGGCGACGCTGAACAAGTATCAGCATGAGGCTTACAAGGCCGCGTGTTCAGCCCTGCTGAAGAAATAA
- a CDS encoding GlxA family transcriptional regulator, producing MSQDFYFLLMPGFSAIGFISAIEPLRVANRFRGELYRWHVLSADGGAVLASNGMSVNADAALEPLKKGSTLLVVAGFEPLKFATPALEHWLRRLDHDGVTLGAIDTGACVLAEAGLLDGHRLTLHWEAIDAFKESYPQLTVTQELFEIDRRRITSAGGTASIDLMLDLISQAHGPELAIQVSEQFVLGRIRPRKDHQRMQIATRYGINNKKLVQVIGEMEQHTEPPLSTLALAEAIKVTRRQLERLFRLHLNDTPSNFYLGLRLEKARQLLRQSDLSVLEVSIACGFESPSYFTRSYRARFAKCPREDRRREAV from the coding sequence ATGTCCCAGGATTTCTACTTTCTGCTGATGCCGGGCTTCTCCGCCATCGGCTTTATCTCCGCGATCGAACCTTTACGTGTCGCCAATCGTTTTCGCGGCGAGCTGTACCGCTGGCACGTCTTGAGCGCCGACGGCGGCGCGGTGCTGGCGAGCAATGGCATGTCGGTCAACGCCGACGCCGCGCTGGAGCCGCTGAAAAAAGGCTCGACCTTATTGGTGGTGGCCGGCTTCGAACCGCTGAAGTTCGCCACGCCCGCACTGGAACACTGGCTGCGTCGCCTTGATCACGACGGCGTGACCCTCGGCGCCATCGACACTGGCGCCTGCGTACTCGCCGAAGCCGGCCTGCTCGACGGCCACCGCCTGACCCTGCACTGGGAAGCCATCGACGCCTTCAAGGAATCTTATCCACAGCTGACGGTAACCCAGGAGCTGTTCGAGATCGACCGCCGGCGCATCACCTCGGCGGGCGGCACCGCGTCCATCGACCTGATGCTCGACCTGATCAGCCAGGCTCACGGGCCAGAGTTGGCGATCCAGGTGTCCGAGCAATTCGTGCTCGGCCGCATCCGCCCGCGCAAAGACCACCAACGCATGCAGATCGCCACGCGCTACGGCATCAACAACAAGAAGTTGGTGCAGGTGATTGGGGAGATGGAACAGCACACGGAACCGCCGTTGAGCACACTGGCGCTGGCGGAGGCGATCAAGGTCACGCGGCGGCAGTTGGAGCGCTTGTTTCGGCTGCACCTGAACGACACACCGAGCAACTTCTACCTGGGTTTGCGCCTGGAAAAGGCTCGGCAGTTGTTGCGCCAGAGCGACCTGAGCGTGCTGGAGGTGAGCATCGCCTGCGGGTTTGAGTCGCCGTCGTATTTCACCCGCAGCTACCGGGCAAGGTTTGCCAAGTGCCCAAGGGAAGATCGGCGCCGGGAAGCAGTATGA
- a CDS encoding choline ABC transporter substrate-binding protein, with protein MNRLISRCVLALSASAILSTNVMAADAASCQNVRMGVVNWTDVIATSAMTQVLLDGLGYKTKQTSASQQIIFAGIRDQRLDMFLGYWNPLMTQTITPFVDAKQVKVLDKPSLEDARATLAVPTYLADKGLKTFADIARFEKELGGKIYGIEPGSGANTQIKAMIAKNQFGLGKFQLVESSEAGMLAAVDRAVRRKEAVVFFGWAPHPMNVNVAMTYLTGSDDALGPNEGMATVWFVTSPTYAEQCPNVHKLLSNLTFTAADESRMMQPLLDHKDAFESARQWLKDHPQDQQRWLEGVTTFDGKPAAANLQLTSK; from the coding sequence ATGAACCGACTGATCAGCCGCTGTGTGCTCGCACTCAGCGCCAGCGCCATTTTGAGCACCAACGTCATGGCAGCCGATGCGGCTTCTTGCCAGAACGTGCGCATGGGCGTGGTGAACTGGACCGACGTAATCGCCACCAGTGCCATGACTCAAGTGTTGCTCGACGGCCTCGGCTACAAGACCAAACAGACCAGCGCGTCCCAGCAAATCATCTTTGCCGGTATTCGCGACCAGCGCCTGGACATGTTCCTGGGCTACTGGAACCCGCTGATGACCCAGACCATCACCCCGTTTGTCGACGCCAAGCAGGTCAAGGTGCTCGACAAGCCGTCCCTGGAAGACGCCCGCGCGACCCTGGCGGTGCCGACTTACCTGGCCGACAAGGGCCTGAAGACCTTCGCCGACATCGCCAGGTTTGAAAAAGAACTGGGCGGCAAGATCTACGGCATTGAACCGGGCTCGGGCGCCAACACCCAGATCAAGGCGATGATCGCCAAGAATCAGTTTGGCCTGGGCAAGTTCCAACTGGTGGAATCCAGCGAGGCCGGCATGCTCGCCGCCGTCGACCGCGCCGTGCGCCGCAAGGAGGCCGTGGTGTTCTTCGGCTGGGCGCCGCACCCGATGAACGTCAACGTGGCGATGACTTACCTCACCGGCAGTGATGACGCGCTGGGCCCGAACGAAGGCATGGCCACCGTGTGGTTCGTCACCTCGCCGACCTACGCCGAGCAATGCCCCAACGTGCACAAGTTGCTCAGCAACCTGACCTTCACCGCCGCCGACGAGAGCCGAATGATGCAGCCGCTGCTGGATCACAAGGACGCTTTCGAGTCGGCCAGGCAATGGCTCAAGGATCACCCGCAAGACCAGCAGCGCTGGCTGGAAGGCGTGACCACCTTCGACGGCAAACCCGCCGCAGCCAACCTGCAATTGACCAGCAAATAA
- a CDS encoding 3-keto-5-aminohexanoate cleavage protein, whose product MNHDVIITCALTGAGDTTARSPHVPVTPKQIAAAAVEAAKAGATVVHCHVRDPETGKFSRDVALYREVMERIREADVDIIVNLTAGMGGDLEIGGGENPMEFGPNTDLVGPLTRLAHVEELLPEICTLDCGTLNFGDGDTIYVSTPAQLRAGAKRIQELGVKAELEIFDTGHLWFAKQMIKEGLLDNPLFQLCLGIPWGAPADTTTMKAMVDNLPADAVWAGFGIGRMQMPMAAQAVLLGGNVRVGLEDNLWLDKGVLATNGQLVERASEILSRLGARVMTPAEGRVKMGLTKRG is encoded by the coding sequence ATGAACCACGACGTCATCATCACCTGCGCACTCACCGGTGCTGGCGACACGACCGCCAGAAGCCCTCACGTGCCGGTCACTCCGAAACAAATCGCTGCCGCGGCGGTGGAAGCAGCCAAGGCCGGTGCCACCGTGGTGCATTGCCACGTACGTGACCCCGAGACCGGCAAGTTCAGCCGCGACGTGGCGCTGTACCGCGAAGTGATGGAGCGCATCCGCGAGGCGGACGTCGACATCATCGTCAACCTCACCGCCGGCATGGGTGGCGACCTGGAAATCGGTGGCGGCGAGAACCCCATGGAATTCGGGCCCAACACCGACCTGGTGGGCCCGCTGACCCGCCTGGCCCACGTGGAAGAGCTGCTGCCGGAAATCTGCACCCTCGATTGCGGCACCCTGAACTTCGGCGATGGCGACACCATTTACGTCTCCACCCCGGCCCAGCTGCGGGCTGGCGCCAAACGTATTCAAGAGCTGGGCGTTAAAGCCGAGCTGGAGATTTTCGACACCGGTCACCTGTGGTTCGCCAAGCAGATGATCAAGGAAGGCTTGCTCGACAACCCGTTGTTCCAGCTGTGCCTGGGCATCCCGTGGGGCGCGCCGGCCGACACCACCACCATGAAAGCCATGGTCGACAACCTGCCGGCTGACGCGGTGTGGGCCGGCTTCGGCATTGGTCGCATGCAGATGCCGATGGCGGCGCAAGCAGTGCTGCTGGGCGGCAACGTGCGGGTCGGCCTGGAAGACAACCTGTGGCTGGACAAGGGCGTGCTGGCGACCAACGGCCAGTTGGTGGAACGCGCCAGCGAGATCCTCAGCCGCCTGGGTGCGCGGGTCATGACCCCGGCTGAAGGCCGCGTGAAGATGGGCCTGACCAAGCGCGGCTAA
- a CDS encoding L-carnitine dehydrogenase, giving the protein MSFITEIKTFAALGSGVIGSGWVSRALAHGLDVVAWDPAPGAEAALRKRVANAWGALEKQGLAPGASQDRLRFVATIEECVKDADFIQESAPERLELKLELHSKISAAAKPNALIGSSTSGLLPSEFYEGSTHPERCVVGHPFNPVYLLPLVEVVGGKNTAPEAIQAAIKVYESLGMRPLHVRKEVPGFIADRLLEALWREALHLVNDGVATTGEIDDAIRFGAGLRWSFMGTFLTYTLAGGDAGMRHFMAQFGPALQLPWTYLPAPELTDKLIDDVVDGTSDQLGKHSISALERYRDDCLLAVLEAVKTTKEKHGMTFAE; this is encoded by the coding sequence ATGAGCTTTATCACTGAAATCAAAACCTTCGCAGCGCTGGGCAGCGGCGTTATCGGCAGTGGCTGGGTATCCCGCGCACTGGCTCACGGCCTGGATGTGGTGGCCTGGGACCCGGCGCCTGGTGCCGAAGCGGCCCTGCGCAAACGTGTCGCGAATGCCTGGGGCGCACTCGAGAAACAAGGCCTTGCACCCGGCGCCTCGCAAGATCGCCTGCGCTTTGTGGCCACCATTGAAGAGTGCGTGAAAGACGCCGACTTCATCCAGGAAAGCGCCCCGGAACGCCTGGAGTTGAAGCTGGAGTTACACAGCAAAATCAGCGCGGCGGCCAAGCCGAACGCGTTGATTGGTTCGAGTACTTCGGGGTTGTTGCCGAGCGAGTTTTATGAAGGCTCCACGCACCCGGAACGTTGCGTGGTGGGGCATCCGTTCAACCCGGTTTACCTGTTGCCGCTGGTGGAAGTGGTAGGCGGCAAAAACACTGCGCCGGAAGCGATTCAGGCAGCAATCAAAGTGTACGAATCCCTCGGCATGCGCCCTTTGCATGTGCGTAAGGAAGTGCCCGGTTTTATCGCTGACCGGCTGCTGGAAGCCCTGTGGCGTGAGGCGTTGCACCTGGTGAACGATGGTGTGGCAACCACCGGCGAGATCGATGATGCGATTCGCTTTGGCGCCGGTTTGCGCTGGTCGTTCATGGGCACGTTCCTGACCTATACGCTGGCGGGCGGTGATGCCGGGATGCGGCACTTCATGGCGCAGTTCGGCCCGGCCTTGCAGCTGCCGTGGACCTATCTGCCGGCGCCGGAATTGACCGACAAATTGATTGACGACGTGGTGGACGGCACCAGCGATCAGTTGGGCAAGCACAGCATTTCGGCGCTGGAGCGCTATCGTGATGATTGCCTGCTGGCGGTGCTGGAGGCGGTGAAGACCACTAAGGAAAAACACGGTATGACCTTCGCCGAATAA
- a CDS encoding thioesterase family protein, translated as MPALTTYTTKILPEWVDYNGHLRDAFYLLIFSYATDALMDTLGLDSENREASGHSLFTLELHLNYLHEVKLGAAVEVHTQLIAHDRKRLHLYHSLHLVGDEKELAGNEQMLLHVDLAGPHSAPFSEAVLGRLASISAEQTDLPKPALLGRVIGLPPQK; from the coding sequence ATGCCCGCACTCACCACCTACACCACCAAAATCCTCCCCGAGTGGGTCGACTACAACGGCCACCTGCGCGATGCGTTCTACCTGCTGATTTTCAGCTACGCCACCGATGCGCTGATGGACACCCTGGGCCTGGACAGCGAAAACCGCGAAGCCAGCGGCCACTCGCTGTTCACCCTGGAGTTGCACCTCAACTACCTGCACGAAGTGAAACTGGGCGCCGCCGTCGAGGTACACACCCAACTCATCGCCCACGACCGCAAGCGCCTGCACCTCTATCACAGCCTGCACCTGGTGGGCGACGAAAAGGAGCTGGCGGGCAACGAACAGATGCTGCTCCACGTCGACCTCGCCGGGCCGCATTCCGCGCCGTTCAGCGAAGCGGTGCTGGGCAGGCTTGCCAGCATCAGCGCCGAACAAACCGACCTGCCGAAGCCCGCCCTGCTCGGCCGCGTGATTGGACTGCCCCCCCAAAAATAA
- a CDS encoding gamma-butyrobetaine dioxygenase has protein sequence MQTAAAVADFRTYPLISDLADVQVHGDHLSVRWADGRVSPFHHQWLRDNCPCPVCVYSVTREQVLEIVDVDEHLTALSARIDQGLLTVEWSGGHRSQYDPGWLRAHAYDDESRAERRAAKPKSRLWDHRFELPVFDYAALMEDPKALLQWLLALRDSGLTQVRGVPTEPGSLALIAKRISFIRESNFGVLFNVQSKADADSNAYTAFNLPLHSDLPTRELQPGLQFLHCLVNDADGGESIFVDGFAIARALRDEDPEAFGALCEIPVEFRNKDRHSDYRRLAPIIALDALGEVAEIRMANFLRGPFEAPAEQMPLLYRAYRRFIAMTREERFRLVKRLNPGELWCFDNRRTLHARNAFDPASGARHFQGCYIDRDELLSRILVLQR, from the coding sequence ATGCAAACCGCCGCCGCTGTTGCCGACTTCCGTACTTACCCACTGATCAGTGACCTGGCCGATGTGCAGGTGCACGGCGATCACCTCAGTGTGCGATGGGCCGATGGGCGGGTCAGCCCGTTTCATCACCAGTGGCTGCGGGACAACTGCCCGTGCCCTGTTTGCGTCTACAGCGTGACCCGTGAACAGGTGCTGGAAATCGTCGATGTGGACGAACACCTCACGGCCCTCAGTGCACGTATCGACCAGGGTCTGCTGACAGTGGAATGGAGCGGCGGGCATCGCAGCCAATACGATCCCGGATGGTTGCGGGCGCACGCCTACGACGATGAGTCCCGCGCCGAACGCCGGGCGGCCAAGCCGAAATCCCGGCTGTGGGACCACAGGTTCGAGCTGCCCGTATTCGACTACGCAGCGCTGATGGAAGACCCGAAAGCCCTGCTGCAATGGCTGCTGGCCCTGCGTGACAGCGGCCTCACCCAAGTGCGCGGTGTGCCCACCGAACCTGGCTCGCTGGCGCTGATCGCCAAGCGCATTTCGTTCATCCGCGAGAGCAACTTCGGCGTGCTGTTCAACGTGCAGTCCAAGGCCGATGCCGACAGCAACGCCTACACGGCATTCAACCTGCCGCTGCACAGTGATTTGCCGACGCGGGAGCTGCAACCCGGGCTGCAGTTCTTGCATTGCCTGGTGAACGACGCCGACGGGGGCGAGAGTATTTTTGTCGATGGTTTTGCGATTGCGCGGGCGCTGCGGGACGAAGATCCGGAAGCCTTTGGCGCGTTGTGTGAGATCCCGGTGGAGTTTCGCAACAAGGACCGTCACAGCGACTATCGCCGGCTGGCGCCGATCATCGCTCTGGATGCCTTGGGTGAAGTCGCCGAGATTCGCATGGCCAACTTTCTGCGCGGGCCGTTTGAGGCGCCTGCAGAGCAGATGCCGTTGCTCTATCGCGCCTATCGCCGGTTTATTGCGATGACCCGGGAAGAGCGTTTTCGGCTGGTCAAACGTCTGAATCCGGGCGAGCTGTGGTGCTTTGATAATCGCCGGACCCTGCATGCGCGCAATGCGTTTGATCCGGCGTCCGGCGCGCGGCATTTCCAGGGCTGCTATATCGATCGGGATGAGTTGTTGTCGCGGATATTGGTGTTGCAGCGGTAG
- a CDS encoding GlxA family transcriptional regulator yields MTSFNSGAQPQNRAPQSIGFLLLDNFTLISLASAVEPLRMANQLSGRELYRWTTLSVDGNQVWASDGLQITPDASMHKAPALDTVIVCGGVGIQRTVTREHVSWLQSQARQSRRLGAVCTGSWALACAGLLDGFDCSVHWECLASMQEAFPRVAMSTRLFTLDRNRFTSSGGTAPLDMMLHLISRDHGRELSAAISEMFVYERIRNEQDHQRVPLKHMLGTNQPKLQEIVALMEANLEEPIDLDELAVYVAVSRRQLERLFQKYLHCSPSRYYLKLRLIRARQLLKQTPMSIIEVASVCGFVSTPHFSKCYREYFGIPPRDERVGSNTTQQVAMMPIPQALVLSPLSGPLSALSQARNESTFASVRL; encoded by the coding sequence ATGACGTCGTTCAACTCCGGGGCTCAACCCCAGAACCGTGCGCCTCAATCCATCGGCTTTTTGCTGCTGGACAATTTCACGCTGATTTCCCTGGCCTCCGCAGTCGAACCCCTGCGCATGGCCAACCAACTCTCCGGCCGCGAGCTGTATCGCTGGACGACGTTGAGTGTGGACGGAAACCAGGTGTGGGCCAGCGACGGTCTGCAAATCACCCCCGATGCTTCCATGCACAAAGCCCCGGCCCTGGACACCGTGATCGTCTGTGGCGGCGTGGGTATCCAGCGCACCGTGACCCGTGAACATGTGTCGTGGCTGCAAAGCCAGGCGCGCCAATCCCGTCGCCTTGGCGCGGTGTGCACCGGCAGCTGGGCCCTGGCCTGCGCCGGCCTGCTGGACGGGTTTGATTGCAGCGTGCACTGGGAATGCCTGGCGTCGATGCAGGAAGCCTTTCCCCGCGTGGCCATGAGCACACGCCTGTTCACCCTCGACCGCAACCGCTTCACCAGCTCCGGCGGCACCGCGCCGCTGGACATGATGCTGCACCTGATCAGCCGCGACCACGGCCGTGAGTTGTCGGCGGCGATCTCCGAGATGTTTGTGTACGAGCGCATCCGCAACGAACAGGATCACCAGCGTGTGCCGCTCAAGCACATGCTTGGCACCAACCAGCCGAAGTTGCAGGAAATCGTCGCGCTGATGGAGGCCAACCTGGAAGAGCCGATCGACCTCGATGAACTGGCGGTGTACGTAGCGGTGTCCCGGCGTCAGCTGGAGCGCTTGTTCCAGAAATACCTGCACTGTTCGCCGTCGCGCTACTACCTCAAGTTGCGCCTGATCCGTGCGCGGCAGTTGCTCAAGCAAACGCCGATGTCGATCATCGAAGTGGCGTCGGTGTGCGGGTTTGTCTCCACGCCGCACTTCTCCAAGTGCTACCGCGAATACTTCGGCATTCCGCCGCGGGATGAGCGTGTGGGTTCCAACACCACGCAGCAGGTGGCGATGATGCCGATTCCGCAGGCGCTGGTGTTGTCACCGTTGTCCGGGCCGTTGTCGGCGTTGAGCCAGGCCAGGAATGAGTCGACTTTCGCGAGTGTAAGGCTTTAG
- a CDS encoding L-serine ammonia-lyase, translating into MAISVFDLFKIGIGPSSSHTVGPMRAAALFVQGLRERDVLEQVRRVEVQLYGSLSATGIGHGSDNAVIMGLMGEWPDAIDPSQIGIRIETLRETNTLLLDARLPVPFLWARDMRLIDENLPFHPNAMTLVVFGDNGELHRDTYYSVGGGFVVDEAQANSGVADMDRTELPYDFSSAVELLQLCKTHNLRVAELMLANEKTWRSEEEIRSGLMKLWRAMQDCVEQGLKHEGILPGGLNVRRRAAKLHRSLQELGKPNVIGSTLSAMEWVNLFALAVNEENAAGGRMVTAPTNGAAGIIPAVLHYFMKFSEEVTEANVVDYFLGAAAVGILCKKNASISGAEVGCQGEVGSACAMAAAGLAEILGATPEQLCNAAEIGLEHNLGLTCDPVGGLVQVPCIERNAIAAVKAINAAQMALRGDGQHFISLDRVIRTMRDTGADMHDKYKETSRGGLAVSAVEC; encoded by the coding sequence ATGGCTATCAGCGTTTTCGACCTGTTCAAGATCGGCATTGGGCCTTCGAGTTCTCACACCGTCGGCCCCATGCGCGCCGCGGCGTTGTTCGTTCAAGGATTACGTGAACGTGATGTGTTGGAACAAGTCAGGCGCGTCGAAGTTCAGCTGTATGGCTCCTTATCGGCCACGGGCATCGGTCACGGCAGCGACAACGCGGTGATCATGGGCCTGATGGGCGAGTGGCCGGACGCGATCGATCCGTCACAGATCGGCATCCGCATCGAAACCCTGCGCGAGACCAACACCCTGCTGCTGGACGCACGTTTGCCGGTGCCTTTCTTATGGGCGCGGGACATGCGCCTGATCGACGAAAACCTGCCGTTCCACCCTAATGCCATGACCCTGGTGGTGTTCGGTGATAACGGCGAGCTGCACCGCGACACCTACTACTCGGTGGGCGGCGGATTCGTGGTGGATGAAGCCCAGGCCAACAGCGGCGTGGCGGACATGGACCGCACCGAGCTGCCCTATGATTTTTCCAGTGCGGTGGAACTGCTGCAGCTGTGCAAGACCCACAACCTGCGCGTCGCTGAGCTGATGTTGGCGAACGAAAAAACCTGGCGCTCGGAAGAAGAAATCCGCAGCGGCCTGATGAAGCTCTGGCGCGCCATGCAGGATTGCGTGGAGCAAGGCCTAAAGCACGAAGGCATCCTTCCCGGCGGCCTCAATGTAAGGCGCCGTGCAGCCAAGTTGCACCGCAGCTTGCAGGAGCTGGGCAAGCCGAATGTGATCGGCTCGACCTTGAGCGCGATGGAATGGGTCAACCTGTTCGCCCTGGCGGTGAATGAAGAAAACGCCGCCGGCGGGCGCATGGTCACGGCACCGACCAACGGCGCGGCGGGGATCATCCCGGCGGTGCTGCACTACTTCATGAAGTTCAGCGAAGAAGTGACCGAGGCCAACGTGGTCGACTATTTCCTCGGCGCGGCGGCGGTGGGCATCCTGTGTAAGAAAAACGCGTCGATCTCGGGTGCCGAAGTCGGCTGCCAGGGTGAAGTCGGCTCGGCGTGCGCCATGGCGGCGGCGGGGTTGGCGGAGATCCTCGGTGCGACGCCGGAGCAATTGTGCAACGCGGCGGAGATTGGCCTGGAACACAACCTCGGCCTGACCTGCGACCCGGTAGGCGGGCTGGTGCAGGTGCCGTGCATCGAGCGTAATGCGATTGCCGCGGTGAAGGCGATCAACGCGGCGCAGATGGCGCTGCGGGGGGATGGCCAGCACTTCATCTCGCTGGACCGGGTGATCCGCACCATGCGCGATACCGGGGCGGATATGCATGACAAGTACAAGGAAACATCGCGGGGTGGGTTGGCGGTGAGTGCGGTGGAGTGTTGA
- a CDS encoding choline ABC transporter substrate-binding protein, translating into MKGSPSLLLAAMLSLPVVAHAAEPAQCQTVNFSDVGWTDITVTTATTSEVLKGLGYKPRTTMISVPVTYKSLADGKNMDIFLGNWMPTMENDIKQYRDAGTVETVRANLENAKYTLAVPEALYNKGLKDFADIVKFKDELGGKIYGIEPGNDGNRTIQTLIDKDAFGLKTAGFKVVESSEAGMLSQVERATKRDQAIVFLGWEPHPMNTRFKMKYLTGGDDSFGPNYGQATIYTNVRKGYTQECSNVGQLLKNLSFTLNMESTLMGNVLDDKMKPDAAAKAWLKKNPQVLDTWLAGVTTVDGKPGLEAVKAYLAK; encoded by the coding sequence ATGAAAGGTTCCCCGTCGTTGTTGTTGGCCGCCATGCTGAGTCTGCCAGTCGTGGCTCACGCTGCAGAACCGGCGCAATGCCAGACCGTCAACTTCTCCGATGTCGGCTGGACCGACATCACCGTCACCACGGCCACCACCAGCGAAGTCCTCAAGGGCCTCGGCTACAAACCCCGCACCACGATGATTTCAGTACCCGTGACCTACAAGTCCCTGGCCGACGGCAAGAACATGGACATCTTCCTCGGCAACTGGATGCCGACCATGGAAAACGACATCAAGCAGTACCGTGATGCCGGCACCGTGGAAACCGTGCGCGCCAACCTGGAAAACGCCAAGTACACCCTGGCCGTACCGGAAGCGCTGTACAACAAGGGCCTGAAAGACTTCGCCGACATCGTCAAATTCAAGGATGAGCTGGGCGGCAAGATCTACGGGATCGAGCCGGGCAACGACGGCAACCGGACCATCCAGACCCTCATCGACAAGGACGCTTTCGGCCTGAAAACCGCCGGCTTCAAAGTGGTCGAATCCAGCGAAGCCGGGATGCTTTCGCAGGTGGAACGCGCCACCAAGCGCGACCAGGCCATCGTGTTCCTCGGCTGGGAACCGCACCCGATGAACACCCGCTTCAAGATGAAGTACCTGACCGGGGGTGATGATTCATTCGGCCCCAACTACGGCCAGGCCACCATCTACACCAACGTCCGCAAGGGCTACACCCAGGAATGCAGCAACGTGGGCCAGTTGCTGAAAAACCTGTCGTTCACCCTGAACATGGAAAGCACCCTGATGGGTAATGTCCTGGACGACAAAATGAAGCCTGACGCCGCCGCCAAGGCATGGCTGAAGAAGAACCCGCAAGTGCTCGACACCTGGCTCGCCGGTGTCACCACGGTCGATGGCAAACCAGGATTGGAGGCCGTCAAAGCTTACCTCGCCAAGTAA